One Osmerus eperlanus chromosome 16, fOsmEpe2.1, whole genome shotgun sequence DNA segment encodes these proteins:
- the LOC134036742 gene encoding class II histocompatibility antigen, B-L beta chain-like isoform X3: MYKLNRTGLEPGWRNLSCLVTGFYPRSTKISMRWFKNDVLLVKGIWSTGVRPNGNHTYQIQTGLVTDSDDAVYCCEVDYPEIKTWIAEWIPEPRNRLVPVLPLLAILVVITVVYCVRKWVPAVMVQEDPSPNDILLKDTSDTGSDNTGRDEAYGSGDSCDVSTEELALLSRPRAEQQTGPPDTSCPRAEQQTGPPDNSCPRAEQQTGPPDTSLSPDSSLQTPAQ; the protein is encoded by the exons ATGTACAAACTGAACCGTACGGGTCTGGAACCTGGGTGGAGGAACCTGTCCTGCCTGGTCACTGGGTTCTACCCACGTTCTACCAAGATTAGCATGCGGTGGTTCAAGAACGATGTCCTTCTGGTTAAGGGCATCTGGTCCACCGGGGTTCGGCCCAACGGGAACCACACCTACCAGATCCAGACAGGCCTGGTCACGGACTCAGATGACGCAGTCTACTGCTGTGAGGTGGACTACCCTGAGATCAAAACCTGGATAGCCGAATGGATCCCAG AACCTAGGAACCGGTTGGTACCGGTATTGCCACTTCTTGCAATACTTGTGGTAATTACGGTGGTGTATTGTGTCAGGAAGTGGGTACCAGCAG TCATGGTACAGGAGGATCCTAGCCCGAATGACATCCTTCTGAAAGACACAAGTGACACTGGAAGTGACAACA CAGGAAGGGATGAGGCCTATGGAAGTGGAGACAGCTGTG ACGTATCCACAGAGGAACTGGCTCTTCTCAGCCgccccagagcagagcagcagacTGGCCCTCCAGACACCAGCTgccccagagcagagcagcagacTGGCCCTCCAGACAACAGCTgccccagagcagagcagcagacTGGCCCTCCagacaccagcctctctccagatTCCAGCCTCCAGACTCCAGCCCAGTGA
- the LOC134036729 gene encoding glutamate-rich protein 6-like isoform X1, translated as MEYEAALASRWRAEEDVMLCAEGQPIGDLDSVRSRAASCSGRPGVLRYKRETTIPSIPCSLPSQPPEPLVVCEACGEEAQPPLDLMGLEQPQVRLVELFCCSQHQQLCEMLTHERLPALRTATRETTPPPDSQPTREEETELQAQEREEHRKQEVDRELLFQDNSHLPVDTTAPHSRTLSYLLSRSAPRSAPRSAPRTPASDPGLDPGNGLQPAPGLDQQNSQFGLSYPGGLQVGAAVVQRSYPSGGVFLTAFPDGSAQILYPSGLLALILLVDGVRRVCLVYDDHTPNQQPIRALFHSDGRATCYHSNGSVWLSLGVSGGECVSETGSRLRRWSWGPLGPGPPASMRPLFLSLNPSLGLRVLGNKQLCLRFLSGGCQARIRLGGQLPEPRGVGPPHRPPTSREELLLLAGRVGVHLGLRRLQRCLETPFSPRPCWAPSLEPLAHRLLERSCTLSHRDRAFIHTCLQDLL; from the exons ATGGAGTACGAAGCTGCCCTCGCTTCAAGATGGCGGGCAGAAGAGGATGTCATGCTTTGCGCAGAGGGGCAGCCAATAGGAGATCTGGACTCAGTCAGGAGCAGGGCAGCATCTTGTTCTGGAAGGCCGGGGGTCCTGAGGTACAAGAGGGAGACTACAATACCCAGcatcccctgctccctcccgtCTCAG CCTCCAGAGCctctggtggtgtgtgaggcctgcGGGGAGGAGGCCCAGCCCCCCCTGGACCTGATGGGCCTGGAGCAGCctcaggtgaggctggtggag ctcttcTGCTgctcccagcaccagcagctgtGTGAGATGCTAACTCATGAGAGACTCCCGGCTCTGAGGACAGCAACTCGGGAGACCACACCCCCGCCggacagccagccaaccagggaggaggagacggagctACAGGcccaagagagggaggagcataG gaagcaggaagtggatCGAGAACTTCTCTTCCAGGACAACTCCCATTTACCTGTAGACAcca CTGCTCCTCATTCCAGGACCCTCAGCTACCTGCTGTCCAGGTCTGCCCCCAGGTCTGCCCCCAGGTCTGCCCCTAGGACACCAGCCTCTGACCCTGGTCTGGACCCTGGTAATGGTCTTCAACCCGCTCCTGGTCTGGACCAGCAGAACTCCCAGTTCGGCCTCTCCTACCCTGGTGGCCTTCAG gtgggggcAGCGGTGGTGCAGAGGTCTTACCCCAGCGGGGGGGTGTTCCTCACAGCTTTCCCTGACGGCTCCGCCCAGATCCT CTACCCCTCCGGCCTGCTTGCCCTGATCCTACTGGTTGACGGAGTACGGAGAGTGTGCCTAGTCTACGATGACCACACCCCCAaccagcagccaatcagggcCCTGTTCCACTCTGACGGCAGGGCCACTTGTTACCACAGTAACGGCAGTGTCTG gctGAGCCTGGGCGTGtctggaggtgagtgtgtgagtgagacagGCTCCAGACTTAGGCGCTGGTCATGGGGGCCCTTGGGCCccggccccccagcctccatgaGGCCCCTGTTCCTGTCCCTCAACCCCAGCCTGGGGCTCCGTGTGCTGGGTAACAAGCAGCTCTGCCTCCGTTTCCTGTCTGGGGGCTGCCAGGCGAGGATTCGCCTTGGGGGGCAG CTTCCAGAGCCCAGGGGGGTGGGGCCTCCACACAGGCCGCCCACATCCAGGGAGGAGCTTCTCCTATTGGCCGGGAGGGTTGGGGTCCATCTGGGTCTGAGGCGTCTTCAGCGGTGCCTGGAGACCCCCTTCAGCCCCCGGCCCTGCTGGGCCCCCAGCCTCGAACCCCTGGCACACAGGCTCCTGGAGAGAAGCTGCACTCTGAGCCACAGAGACAGGGCCTTCATCCACACCTGCTTACAGGACCtcctctga
- the zp3b gene encoding zona pellucida sperm-binding protein 3b yields the protein MDLSLTSPLLTAFLTSLLVFISRAEQHRRFVGPPFPTSPPVLVTCKGDSMEVLIRGDLFGTGVFVNAGELHLGPVDVKGADDPCAAFQIETVSEPEFKIHARLTDCGTQLSFTDQSVVYSNTLVYSPSPSLEGVVWTSPAAIPIDCHYQKRFEVGSAALIPSWIPLVVTASLQKQLDFSLRLMSDDWLFVRGSNVYYLGDVIHMQAAVVMGNHLPLRVYVDSCTATATPNPSSSPRYEFIDHHGCLSDGQVAGSRSLFLTRARDDQLHLILDAFRFHQTAEDLLYITCYLKAVPASQPVTATHRACSVIDHRWRSADGGDQACNSCDLWERMKNQGQSHLEEGRNTGSLQEWGHPVHLGPLFVLPAEKR from the exons ATGGATCTTTCGCTAACTTCTCCGTTGCTTACCGCTTTTCTGACGAGCTTGCTCGTGTTCATCTCACGGGCCGAGCAACATCGACGTTTTGTAGGGCCTCCCTTCCCAACCTCGCCGCCGGTTCTTGTCACGTGCAAAGGAGATTCCATGGAAGTCTTGATTCGGGGGGATCTATTCGGTACCGGTGTGTTTGTGAACGCCGGTGAACTCCATCTCGGTCCGGTCGACGTCAAAGGCGCGGACGACCCGTGCGCTGCGTTTCAAATTGAGACGGTCTCAGAACCTGAGTTCAAAATCCACGCGCGTCTGACTGATTGCGGAACACAACTTTCG TTCACGGACCAGAGTGTTGTGTATTCGAACACGCTGGTCTACTCGCCCAGTCCCTCcctggagggggtggtgtgGACCAGCCCCGCAGCCATACCCATAGACTGCCACTACCAGAA gaggtTCGAGGTGGGCAGTGCTGCCCTCATCCCAAGCTGGATACCGTTGGTCgtcacagcctccctccagaaGCAGCTGGACTTCAGCCTTCGCCTCATGAGCG atGATTGGCTGTTTGTGAGGGGCTCCAACGTGTACTACCTGGGCGACGTCATACATATGCAGGCAGCCGTTGTCATGGGCAACCACCTGCCCCTCCGCGTGTACGTGGACAGCTGCACTGCCACAGCAACGCccaacccctcctccagtcccagataTGAGTTCATAGATCATCATGG gtgtctgtCTGATGGCCAGGTGGCAGGGTCCAGGTCCCTCTTCCTGACCAGGGCCCGTGATGACCAGCTCCACCTGATCCTGGACGCCTTCAGGTTCCACCAGACAGCTGAAGACCTg CTGTACATCACCTGCTACCTGAAGGCTGTCCCAGCCTCACAACCTGTCACCGCTACACACAGAGCCTGCTCCGTCATAGACCACAG GTGGCGCTCTGCTGACGGGGGGGACCAGGCGTGtaacagctgtgacctctgggAGAGGATGAAGAACCAGGGTCAGAgccacctggaggaggggaggaacacaggctcactgcagg AGTGGGGCCACCCCGTACACCTCGGGCCCCTGTTTGTCCTGCCGGCTGAGAAGCGATGA
- the selenot1a gene encoding thioredoxin reductase-like selenoprotein T1a, with amino-acid sequence MAKSWLPLSLLFLGVFSLYCAASADHSGVKKMKMQFATGPLLKFQICISUGYKRVFEEYTQALYQRYPDIRIEGENYLPLPLYRHVASFLSVFKLAVIGLILVGKDPFTLLGMQAPAVWVWGQENKIYACMMVFFLSNLIENQCMSTGAFEITLNDVPVWSKLESGHLPSMQQLVQILENEMKMNVPMDTLAHPRS; translated from the exons ATGGCGAAGAGCTGGTTACCATTGTCGCTCCTCTTTCTGGGGGTTTTCTCACTGTACTGCGCCGCGTCAGCTGATCACAGCGGCGTCAAGAAAATGAAGATGCAATTTGCCACGGGGCCGCTACTTAAATTCCAAATTTG cATCTCCTGAGGGTACAAGCGGGTGTTTGAGGAGTACACGCAGGCCCTGTACCAGCGCTACCCAGACATCCGCATTGAAGGAGAGAActaccttcctctccccctctacag ACACGTtgcttccttcctgtctgtgttcaAGCTGGCTGTGATTGGCCTGATCCTGGTGGGAAAGGACCCCTTCACCCTGCTGGGCATGCAGGCCCCTGCCGTCTGGGTCTGGGGCCAGGAGAACAAG ATCTATGCCTGTATGATGGTGTTCTTCCTCAGTAACCTGATAGAGAACCAGTGCATGTCTACGGGGGCGTTTGAGATCACACTGAACG atgTGCCGGTGTGGTCCAAACTGGAGTCTGGTCATCTGCCCTCCATGCAGCAGCTGGTCCAGATCCTGGAGAACGAGATGAAGATGAACGTTCCTATGGATACGCTGGCACACCCCCGCtcctaa
- the LOC134036742 gene encoding uncharacterized protein LOC134036742 isoform X1 produces the protein MYKLNRTGLEPGWRNLSCLVTGFYPRSTKISMRWFKNDVLLVKGIWSTGVRPNGNHTYQIQTGLVTDSDDAVYCCEVDYPEIKTWIAEWIPEPRNRLVPVLPLLAILVVITVVYCVRKWVPAGRPDQRMTVMVQEDPSPNDILLKDTSDTGSDNTGRDEAYGSGDSCDVSTEELALLSRPRAEQQTGPPDTSCPRAEQQTGPPDNSCPRAEQQTGPPDTSLSPDSSLQTPAQ, from the exons ATGTACAAACTGAACCGTACGGGTCTGGAACCTGGGTGGAGGAACCTGTCCTGCCTGGTCACTGGGTTCTACCCACGTTCTACCAAGATTAGCATGCGGTGGTTCAAGAACGATGTCCTTCTGGTTAAGGGCATCTGGTCCACCGGGGTTCGGCCCAACGGGAACCACACCTACCAGATCCAGACAGGCCTGGTCACGGACTCAGATGACGCAGTCTACTGCTGTGAGGTGGACTACCCTGAGATCAAAACCTGGATAGCCGAATGGATCCCAG AACCTAGGAACCGGTTGGTACCGGTATTGCCACTTCTTGCAATACTTGTGGTAATTACGGTGGTGTATTGTGTCAGGAAGTGGGTACCAGCAG ggcGCCCAGACCAGAGGATGACAG TCATGGTACAGGAGGATCCTAGCCCGAATGACATCCTTCTGAAAGACACAAGTGACACTGGAAGTGACAACA CAGGAAGGGATGAGGCCTATGGAAGTGGAGACAGCTGTG ACGTATCCACAGAGGAACTGGCTCTTCTCAGCCgccccagagcagagcagcagacTGGCCCTCCAGACACCAGCTgccccagagcagagcagcagacTGGCCCTCCAGACAACAGCTgccccagagcagagcagcagacTGGCCCTCCagacaccagcctctctccagatTCCAGCCTCCAGACTCCAGCCCAGTGA
- the LOC134036729 gene encoding glutamate-rich protein 6-like isoform X2 has translation MEYEAALASRWRAEEDVMLCAEGQPIGDLDSVRSRAASCSGRPGVLRYKRETTIPSIPCSLPSQPPEPLVVCEACGEEAQPPLDLMGLEQPQLFCCSQHQQLCEMLTHERLPALRTATRETTPPPDSQPTREEETELQAQEREEHRKQEVDRELLFQDNSHLPVDTTAPHSRTLSYLLSRSAPRSAPRSAPRTPASDPGLDPGNGLQPAPGLDQQNSQFGLSYPGGLQVGAAVVQRSYPSGGVFLTAFPDGSAQILYPSGLLALILLVDGVRRVCLVYDDHTPNQQPIRALFHSDGRATCYHSNGSVWLSLGVSGGECVSETGSRLRRWSWGPLGPGPPASMRPLFLSLNPSLGLRVLGNKQLCLRFLSGGCQARIRLGGQLPEPRGVGPPHRPPTSREELLLLAGRVGVHLGLRRLQRCLETPFSPRPCWAPSLEPLAHRLLERSCTLSHRDRAFIHTCLQDLL, from the exons ATGGAGTACGAAGCTGCCCTCGCTTCAAGATGGCGGGCAGAAGAGGATGTCATGCTTTGCGCAGAGGGGCAGCCAATAGGAGATCTGGACTCAGTCAGGAGCAGGGCAGCATCTTGTTCTGGAAGGCCGGGGGTCCTGAGGTACAAGAGGGAGACTACAATACCCAGcatcccctgctccctcccgtCTCAG CCTCCAGAGCctctggtggtgtgtgaggcctgcGGGGAGGAGGCCCAGCCCCCCCTGGACCTGATGGGCCTGGAGCAGCctcag ctcttcTGCTgctcccagcaccagcagctgtGTGAGATGCTAACTCATGAGAGACTCCCGGCTCTGAGGACAGCAACTCGGGAGACCACACCCCCGCCggacagccagccaaccagggaggaggagacggagctACAGGcccaagagagggaggagcataG gaagcaggaagtggatCGAGAACTTCTCTTCCAGGACAACTCCCATTTACCTGTAGACAcca CTGCTCCTCATTCCAGGACCCTCAGCTACCTGCTGTCCAGGTCTGCCCCCAGGTCTGCCCCCAGGTCTGCCCCTAGGACACCAGCCTCTGACCCTGGTCTGGACCCTGGTAATGGTCTTCAACCCGCTCCTGGTCTGGACCAGCAGAACTCCCAGTTCGGCCTCTCCTACCCTGGTGGCCTTCAG gtgggggcAGCGGTGGTGCAGAGGTCTTACCCCAGCGGGGGGGTGTTCCTCACAGCTTTCCCTGACGGCTCCGCCCAGATCCT CTACCCCTCCGGCCTGCTTGCCCTGATCCTACTGGTTGACGGAGTACGGAGAGTGTGCCTAGTCTACGATGACCACACCCCCAaccagcagccaatcagggcCCTGTTCCACTCTGACGGCAGGGCCACTTGTTACCACAGTAACGGCAGTGTCTG gctGAGCCTGGGCGTGtctggaggtgagtgtgtgagtgagacagGCTCCAGACTTAGGCGCTGGTCATGGGGGCCCTTGGGCCccggccccccagcctccatgaGGCCCCTGTTCCTGTCCCTCAACCCCAGCCTGGGGCTCCGTGTGCTGGGTAACAAGCAGCTCTGCCTCCGTTTCCTGTCTGGGGGCTGCCAGGCGAGGATTCGCCTTGGGGGGCAG CTTCCAGAGCCCAGGGGGGTGGGGCCTCCACACAGGCCGCCCACATCCAGGGAGGAGCTTCTCCTATTGGCCGGGAGGGTTGGGGTCCATCTGGGTCTGAGGCGTCTTCAGCGGTGCCTGGAGACCCCCTTCAGCCCCCGGCCCTGCTGGGCCCCCAGCCTCGAACCCCTGGCACACAGGCTCCTGGAGAGAAGCTGCACTCTGAGCCACAGAGACAGGGCCTTCATCCACACCTGCTTACAGGACCtcctctga
- the LOC134036742 gene encoding uncharacterized protein LOC134036742 isoform X2: protein MYKLNRTGLEPGWRNLSCLVTGFYPRSTKISMRWFKNDVLLVKGIWSTGVRPNGNHTYQIQTGLVTDSDDAVYCCEVDYPEIKTWIAEWIPEPRNRLVPVLPLLAILVVITVVYCVRKWVPAGRPDQRMTVMVQEDPSPNDILLKDTSDTGSDNRRDEAYGSGDSCDVSTEELALLSRPRAEQQTGPPDTSCPRAEQQTGPPDNSCPRAEQQTGPPDTSLSPDSSLQTPAQ, encoded by the exons ATGTACAAACTGAACCGTACGGGTCTGGAACCTGGGTGGAGGAACCTGTCCTGCCTGGTCACTGGGTTCTACCCACGTTCTACCAAGATTAGCATGCGGTGGTTCAAGAACGATGTCCTTCTGGTTAAGGGCATCTGGTCCACCGGGGTTCGGCCCAACGGGAACCACACCTACCAGATCCAGACAGGCCTGGTCACGGACTCAGATGACGCAGTCTACTGCTGTGAGGTGGACTACCCTGAGATCAAAACCTGGATAGCCGAATGGATCCCAG AACCTAGGAACCGGTTGGTACCGGTATTGCCACTTCTTGCAATACTTGTGGTAATTACGGTGGTGTATTGTGTCAGGAAGTGGGTACCAGCAG ggcGCCCAGACCAGAGGATGACAG TCATGGTACAGGAGGATCCTAGCCCGAATGACATCCTTCTGAAAGACACAAGTGACACTGGAAGTGACAACA GAAGGGATGAGGCCTATGGAAGTGGAGACAGCTGTG ACGTATCCACAGAGGAACTGGCTCTTCTCAGCCgccccagagcagagcagcagacTGGCCCTCCAGACACCAGCTgccccagagcagagcagcagacTGGCCCTCCAGACAACAGCTgccccagagcagagcagcagacTGGCCCTCCagacaccagcctctctccagatTCCAGCCTCCAGACTCCAGCCCAGTGA
- the zmp:0000001127 gene encoding uncharacterized protein zmp:0000001127, with protein sequence MEKMFIGINCSEQKSTLDSGTRTASVCVPESCSGGARAEFDELLCQESIAEDLRFYHTVLSAQPLGLLATTVLHAPRELLTACFPSSLQESPLTSQAPPGGESSFDQRLSLCKVLKGLQARSLTINRALSHLHAEDHRKGPSRK encoded by the exons ATG GAAAAAATGTTCATAGGAATCAACTGCTCTGAGCAGAAGTCGACCCTGGACTCAGGGACACGGACGGCATCGGTGTGTGTACCGGAG AGCTGCTCCGGCGGCGCCAGGGCGGAGTTTGACGAG ctgTTATGCCAGGAGAGCATCGCGGAGGATCTGCGCTTCTACCACACTGTCCTCTCGGCCCAGCCGCTGGGCCTGCTCGCAACCACCGTCCTGCACGCGCCCAGGGAGCTGCTGACG GCCTGCTTCCCCAGCTCTCTGCAGGAGAGCCCTCTGACATCACAG gcCCCCCCAGGTGGTGAGAGCAGCTTCGACCAGCGTCTGAGCTTGTGCAAGGTGCTGAAGGGTCTCCAGGCTCGCAGCCTCACCATCAACAGAGCCCTCAGCCACCTCCACGCTGAAGACCACAGGAAGGGACCAAGCAGGAAGTGA
- the LOC134036741 gene encoding schwannomin-interacting protein 1-like — MVHQEKHAYQAQRNDRESIRQKLALGGFYDDEPVIYTSCSKNSLSSRLQSGVNLQVCYVNDSSSDKDSDAEETSLDTPLSPLSKQSSSLSDRDTGEDEEELEEGGGFWKVQRRLQQEAQLALALARPMARMQVEVERQILLQRRSPIHHLLPESMQRRRLRHVDMRDMSLGHLQVITNDMHSQIQSLNEELVKLLLVRDELHMEQDAMLVNIEDLTRHAHHSQHRLLSENTPSK, encoded by the exons ATGGTGCACCAGGAGAAACATGCTTACCAG GCCCAGAGGAACGACAGAGAGTCCATCAGGCAGAAACTGGCCCTCGGTGGTTTCTATGACGACGAGCCAGTCATCTACACCAGCTGCAGCAAGAACAGCCTGTCCTCacg tctgcaGTCTGGGGTAAACCTGCAGGTGTGTTATGTGAACGACAGCAGCAGTGACAAGGACAGTGATGCTGAGGAGACCAGCCTggacacacccctctcacccctg AGCAAGCAGAGCTCCTCGTTGTCGGACCGGGACacaggggaggacgaggaggagctggaggagggcggaggattCTGGAAGGTGCAGCGACGGCTGCAGCAGGAGGCCCAGCTGGCCCTGGCGCTGGCCAGACCAATGGCCCGCatgcaggtggaggtggagagacagatccTGCTGCAGAGACGCTCGCCTATCCACCACCTG ctgcctGAGagcatgcagaggaggagactaCGTCACGTGGACATGAGAGACATGAGTCTAGGACATCTGCAGGTCATCACTAACGACATGCACTCACAGATACaga gtctgaatgaggagctggtgaagcTGCTGCTGGTGAGAGATGAGTTACACATGGAGCAGGATGCCATGCTGGTGAATATAGAAGATctgaccag GCACGCCCATCACAGTCAACACAGACTCCTGTCTGAGAACACCCCGTCCAAATAA